The Streptomyces collinus DNA segment CCCGTGTCCGGTCGTGGATGTCGACGTCGTAGGTGTCCTCGACCGACACCGACTTCGTCTCGCGCTCCGCCACCACGGGCCGGTCGTCCCGCGCCAGCGCCATGGCGTGGAGACCGTGCCCGTGCGCCTTTCCCAGCAGCCGGACCAGTTCGTCCTCGCCCGCCTCGACGATCTCCTCGACCGTGGTGATCCCTGCCCGCCTCAGATGGTCCCCCGTGGCCGGCCCCACCCCCGGCAGCGTCCGCACCGACATCGGCGCGAGCATGGCCCGCTCCGTCCCGGGCTCGATCACCACCAGCCCGTCGGGCTTGGCCTCCTCCGAGGCGATCTTCGCGAGCATCTTGGAGGCGGCGAGACCCACCGACCCGGTGAGCCCCGTGACGGCCCGTATGTCCGCGCGCAGCTTCACCCCGGCCAGCCGCGCCGACCGCTCGTCCCAGGCCACGCCTCCGGCCTCCAGATCCACGAACGCCTCGTCCAGGCTCAGCGGCTCCACCAGCGGCGACAGTGCCCGCAGCAGCTCCATCACCCGCTCGCTGATCGACCGGTAGAAATTGAAGCGCGGCACGAGATACGCGGCGTTCGGCGCGAGCCGCCGGGCCTGCCCCATGGGCATCGCCGAATGCACCCCGAAGACCCGCGCCTCGTACGACGCGGTCGCCACCACGCCCCGCGGCCCGAGCCCTCCCACCACCACGGCCTTCCCGCGCAGACTCGGCTTGGACGCCTGCTCCACCGAGGCGAAGAAGGCATCCATGTCGAGATGCAGGATCGTGGGCGCGGTTCTCACAACTCCGATGCTGCCCTACGCCACTGACAACGCCCCGCGCGACCGCCCTGAACGCCCCACGCGACCGCTCCGAACGCCCAACGGGAAACCGCTTGCCTCCGGTGCGGAAACGTCCCGCCTCCTGCGGCCGCGTGCGGTCCTGCGCTGCCGGACGGCTCAGACGGCCCGATTCCGCCGACGCGCCAGCTCGTCCGCGGGATTGGGCCCGACCAGGGTCTCGCCGGTGTCGATCCGCTCGCCGTGCAGCTGGGACAGCGCGCTCTCGACGTCCCGCCACACCACGCCCACGGCGATCCCGAACACACCCTGGCCTCCCTGGAGCAGGGCATGGACCTCGTCGGGCGAGGTGCACTCGTAGACCGTCGCGCCGTCGCTCATCAGCGTCATGCGCTCCAGATCGCTGAAACCGCGTTCCCTGAGGTGGTGGACGGCCGTACGGATGTTCTGCAGGGACACCCCGGTGTCGAGGAACCGCTTGACGATCTTCAGGACGACCACGTCCCGGAAGCTGTACAGCCGCTGCGTCCCGGACCCGTAGGCGGGGCGCACGCTCGGCTCGACGAGCCCCGTGCGGGCCCAGTAGTCCAACTGCCGGTAGGTGATACCGGCGGCCGCACAGGCCGTGGGGCCGCGATAGCCGAT contains these protein-coding regions:
- a CDS encoding DNA polymerase IV, coding for MRTAPTILHLDMDAFFASVEQASKPSLRGKAVVVGGLGPRGVVATASYEARVFGVHSAMPMGQARRLAPNAAYLVPRFNFYRSISERVMELLRALSPLVEPLSLDEAFVDLEAGGVAWDERSARLAGVKLRADIRAVTGLTGSVGLAASKMLAKIASEEAKPDGLVVIEPGTERAMLAPMSVRTLPGVGPATGDHLRRAGITTVEEIVEAGEDELVRLLGKAHGHGLHAMALARDDRPVVAERETKSVSVEDTYDVDIHDRTRVGLEVQRLAERCVRRLRGAGLSGRTIVLKVRRYDFSTLTRSETLRGPTDDPGVIREAAARLLDSVDTTGGVRLLGVGVSGLADYTQEDLFAQAAGERAVAEGPVEEHAVAAAEEQPSLAERRWPAGHDVRHAEFGHGWVQGSGLGRVTVRFETPDSEPGRVRTFRVDDPDLEAADPLPLVLRGTEGGDEAPGTAAQAVSSVPASLPKSWSGSGGGAATSRP
- a CDS encoding MerR family transcriptional regulator, encoding MRSSGDGTAGGGPERSLRASGPYPPPGSRPLPGGGCPQPGGAAEHAPQRPSAVPSSGGTTSMASEQIGYRGPTACAAAGITYRQLDYWARTGLVEPSVRPAYGSGTQRLYSFRDVVVLKIVKRFLDTGVSLQNIRTAVHHLRERGFSDLERMTLMSDGATVYECTSPDEVHALLQGGQGVFGIAVGVVWRDVESALSQLHGERIDTGETLVGPNPADELARRRNRAV